The genomic window TTCAGGATTTTGGTTTTCATTTTAGGTACGCCAAAAGTCAGTAATCAAGATTTTGACATCCTCCCACCGCTAACCCTTGCGAGTGTAGCGGGGGATTCCTAAAACTCACGACTTAGGTTTCTGTTTCTTTCCATTACTGGATTTTTGCAACTGCCCTTTAGACTCATGCCTATCAGGTCTTATGTTCGCTCCACAGACTGTAACGGTGTGTCCCACCGCCAAAATATTTTTAGCCGCGTTGATATCTCTGTCATGGTGCGCCCCGCAGTTGGGACAGTCCCACTCTCTGATATTCAACGGCAATTTTTCAACAACGTGACCACAGTTCCCACAGCGTTTAGAACTGGGAAACCATCGGTCAATTTTCACTACTGTTCGACCATACCAAAGAGCTTTATATTCCAGTTGCCTCACCAACTCCGACCATGCAGCGTCACTAATAGCACGGGCGAGTTTGGGATTTCTGACCATGTTATTGACTGCCAAATCCTCAACTACTATCGTTTGGTTTTCACGAATCAGTCGAGTTGTCAGTTTGTGCAAGTGGTCTTTCCTAGAATCAGAAATTTTAGCTTGAAGACGAGCTACTTTGAGTCTTGCTTTATCTCGGTTGCGAGAGGCTTTTTGTTTACGACTCAAAGACTTCTGCGCCTTTCTCAGCTTTTGATAGTGCTTGTCAAACGCTTTGGGGTTAGCAATCTTTTCACCTGTACTCAGGGTTACAAGACTGCTCACTCCAACATCCAGTCCCACAGCAGTGTCAACGGGTTGCAAAGTTTCGTCAGTCAGATCGTTAATTCTCAAGCTGACAAACCAGCGTCCCGAAGGTTCAAGTTTAACTGTGATGGTACTAGGTTCACACACCTTGGGCAGTTGCCTAGACCATTTGATTGGCAATGGCTCAGAACACTTTGCCAAGTAGACCTGCCCGTCTTTCCACCGGAAAGCAGACTTGGTAAACTCTGCACTGCCACCACTGCGTTTCTTTTTGAAATTGGGGTATCTTGCCCTACCAGCAAAGAAATTAGTGAAAGCCGTTTGCAGATGTCTCAAGCCTTGTTGCAGTGGTACACAGCTAACCTCATTCAAAAACTGGAGGTCTTCAAGTTTTTTCCACTGCGTCAGCATAGCAGAAGACTGAACGTAATCAACCTTCTGTTGTCTCTCATACCAAGCTTCTGTTCGGGAAGCCAAAGCCTTGTTAAAAACCAACCGCACACAGCCAATTGTCCGGCGCAATATTTGTTCTTGCTCGGCAGTTGGATACAAACGGTAACGGTAGGCTTTTTCCATACCTCACATTTTACCATTAAATCTGTGAAATACCTACACCTCGCTATGCACCAAAGTTTAATTACTCGCTCATCGCTCAAAGAGTCACCTGTTGTTGCTCTGCAACAATTCGACTCAGGGGTGAAGCTCCTCACTTCCATTCCTCTCACCGCCAAACTTGCGTTGTGACGGGAGTCTCCTGGGGGTGTTAGATGACTAATGACAGACTATTTATTCATTCATAGTTCGCAATTGTAACTCTTAATTACGAATTACGTAAAGCCTGCGGCATAGCTGCGCTTAGAGCGTAGCGGGGCGCAGCACATTACAAATTATTCATCTGGTTCTATTGTGCTGCTGAGACCATGACTCTTGAGAGTTTCACAATAAAACTCTGCGTGTTCTTGAGCGCAGGTAATAACTAAAGCCAGCCCATTTGTATGGGCTTCCATCATGATACTAACAGCCTGGGGCTGACTAAGGCTTGGCACTGTAGTTAGTAGT from Nostoc sp. UHCC 0870 includes these protein-coding regions:
- a CDS encoding RNA-guided endonuclease InsQ/TnpB family protein, coding for MEKAYRYRLYPTAEQEQILRRTIGCVRLVFNKALASRTEAWYERQQKVDYVQSSAMLTQWKKLEDLQFLNEVSCVPLQQGLRHLQTAFTNFFAGRARYPNFKKKRSGGSAEFTKSAFRWKDGQVYLAKCSEPLPIKWSRQLPKVCEPSTITVKLEPSGRWFVSLRINDLTDETLQPVDTAVGLDVGVSSLVTLSTGEKIANPKAFDKHYQKLRKAQKSLSRKQKASRNRDKARLKVARLQAKISDSRKDHLHKLTTRLIRENQTIVVEDLAVNNMVRNPKLARAISDAAWSELVRQLEYKALWYGRTVVKIDRWFPSSKRCGNCGHVVEKLPLNIREWDCPNCGAHHDRDINAAKNILAVGHTVTVCGANIRPDRHESKGQLQKSSNGKKQKPKS
- the clpS gene encoding ATP-dependent Clp protease adapter ClpS, translated to MSVETIEKPSTTRKLAPRYRVLLHNDDYNSMEHVVQTLLTTVPSLSQPQAVSIMMEAHTNGLALVITCAQEHAEFYCETLKSHGLSSTIEPDE